The Bubalus kerabau isolate K-KA32 ecotype Philippines breed swamp buffalo chromosome 8, PCC_UOA_SB_1v2, whole genome shotgun sequence genomic sequence agttataaaatattgatcaAAGGAAGAAGAATCAGACCTCTCAtgatgtttgctttatttttttttttgtaatacttTTAAGTGGATGTGTACTCCTAAGATGACAACAGATCATACATTTGCATAGTTTTGCCTGGCAGCATTCCTACTCTAACTTACATATTTCTAATACCTTCCTTAGTCCTACAGACATTCAAGGTTTTAACTTCCCTAAAGATTTAAGttcttcaaaataaattattttgtagaAAATGATAAGCCATATGAATATTCACTCCTTAGACAAGTCTTTGTATGTGTTAGTGTTTACAGTATACTGTCatatataatgtttttaaggCCTAACTGCTTGAAATTATCTTGGGACATATAATTAATATATCTCcttaacaacagactggttccaaataggaaaaggagtatgttaaggctgtatactgtcaccctgcttatttaacttgtatgcagagtacatcatgagaaactctgggctggaagaagcataagctggaatcaagactggtgggagaaatatcaataacctcagatatgcagatgacaccacccttatggcagaaagtgaagatgaactaaaaagcctcttgatgaaagtgaaagaggagagtgaaaaagttggcttaaagctcaacattcagaaaactaaggtcatggcacttgtcccatcacttcatgggaaatagatggggaaacagtgaaaacagtgtcagactttattttgggggggctccaaaatcactgcagatggtgattgcagccatgaaattaaaagacacttactccttggaaggaaagttatgaccaacctagatagcatattcaaaagcagagacattactttggcaacaaaggtctgtctagtcaaggctatggtttttccagtggtcatgtatggatgtgagagttggactgtgaagaaagctgagtgctgaagaattgatgcttttgaactgtgctgttggagaagactcttgagagtcccatggacttcaaggagatccaaccagtcccttctaaaggagatcagtcctgggtgttctttgaaaggactgatgctaaagccgaaattccaatactttggccacctcatgcgaagagttgactcattggaaaagactctgatgctgggacggattggggcaggaggaagaagggacaacagaggatgagatggctggatggcatcactgactcgatggacgtgagtttgaatgaactccgggagatggtgatgcacagggaggcctggcgtgctacgattcatggggtcacaaagagtcagacacgactgagcgactgaagtgaactgaactgaactgaatatatttggaaaacaaaatattttaggatGAAATCTCATAcattaaaatgactttaaaataaagtaaacttttaaaaatttagtgaaaTGACAACAAATAAATGTTGTAAGAAAACCTTTGTGtggtttccttttaaaaaatattgattgattgatttgggcttccccaatggctcagtggtaaagaatccacctgcaaagaaggagacacaaaagatgtgggtttgatatctgggttggaaaaatcccctggaggagtgcatggcaacccactccaatattcttgcctggagaatcccacggacagaggagcctggcgggctacagttcatggggttgcaaagatttgaacatgactgaagcaactgatcgCATTTACtgatttggctgcatcagatctCAGTTGTGTGTGTGGAACTTAGTTGCCctacagaatgtgggatcttagttttttgaccagagattgaacccgtgtcatTGAAATGTGACTGCTtatccactggactaccaaggaagtccccattgTGTGTTTTCTACCAAAACTTCGAATATTTATTTTAGACCTAAACAGTACTTTAAATTTCAAAGCTTACTAGGATATTGTTTTCATCGTGTTCCTTCTGTccttctaattttttcttttttttttctaattttttctttccatgagaagaaatgaaacaaaattatgaGGCATATACCAGTCAGATTTTTCAAACtatatttttctacttctgaGTACTTAGTAAATACATATCAAGTTGCATATATTTCAGGTAGATCACATAAACTAAAATCACATGCAgtgaaatgtcttttaaaaatttccctacAAGCTTACTTTCTGTTATATCAAAACAAATCTCATTATTCTAAGTTGAAAATTCACCCAGATTTTTCAGCTGTTCTGATTAACTTTTAGCAATTAGCTTGGCCTTATTCTCCATATATATTACCAATTGTCAGATAGTATTAAATTGATTGATATATGTTTTTAGACATTAAAATAAGTAGCCAGTTCTATAATTCTGGatttatcatttttcttgtttaaaaataatttttaataaaatatttttctatgctACAGCCTGAAGATTATCAGcaatatttaattgtatttacttatcataaacttatttaaaaatagatatatagcTTTTTATAAAAAATGTGTTGATGCTTTTGTGTGGGAAAATTTGCCTTATGAATCTAGAAAGTTTTGCTCTATTGCATAAAGTTGCCAAAATGATTTGTTTCACAATTACTCAGGATCACCATTCAGGACAGACATGGgaccttattttttttccctagaagcaTAAAAGCAACCTTATAGAAAGTATGTTAAAAGATTGGTACATATGAAATGATCTTAAAAAATTTAGGCTTAAGTCTTCAGTAATGTACATTTCCTAGTTCATTAATGCAGAAATACTGCACATAGATTTTAATCTCAGagttaataataaaagcaattttcactaaaaatataaaaactgtaaTGGTAGAATCATGATATTGCATTTAGCTCTCCCACAAAAAGTCACTTTATTACTTTCTTTTGACACTTATTTTCATTCTGGGATTAATTTTACTATATAAGGGCTTCTTAACTATTCTATTAAAATTTCTATTCAGAAGCAATAATATCTAAGAGTGAATAATAGTCATGTAAATCATTATTTCATATTAATGTAAAAGATTTTGTAAGTTCTTATGAATTCTGCTGACATGCACAATTGTGAAAAGGTTATCTCTCCGTTCTACAGTGATATGCGCTGGAACAAAGGAACCATTCTAAAAGCATCAGTGGAGTACATCAAGTGGCTACAAAAAGAACAACAGAGAGCTCAAGAATTAGAACACAGACAGAAGAAATTAGAGCAGGCTAACAGGCGCCTTCTACTCCGCATTCAGGTTTTCATAAGAATGTTGCCATGAACCATGTACCTTACATATGACTTACCCATCATCACTTCTATTCATtggtcttgtttctttttttcttactaacaattgttttttgccttctcaaggattatttttattgccttttaGAAGTTCACAAATTAGACTGATTCAATTAGGTTTTGATTAGAAATCTAGGCTCAAGctggctttaaaaatatataagggATAACAATAACTAATTGCAAAATGCATAAAATAGAACCAATTTTATAAACACACAAATATTATCCCAgtcaaaaaataatagtaaataggATCTTTGTTTCTTTCGATAATATTGGACATTAaattttcctctccctcttttaTTTGTTTAGTAACACTGCTATGGATTTTGTAGCCTTAAGGCATATTGTGCTAATTTATATTAAGTCACTCCTCATCTTCTTATGTGACACAAAATCTCAAAATACAGGTTTTCATAACtctcaataattttttctttatatatgtgaACAAGCTTATTGCCAGGTAAAACACTTGTTTCCATAAAATGGtcttatattgagaaattaatcAGGAAGAATGACTGAAAGATTTCTACTATCTCCAAATAGTTGTCTTGTAGTCTGAGCCACTGTGAGACCATTATATGTCATGTATTCTTTTAATGAACAAATGGGGGAggaattttttaagaaatctgaGTATTTTCCTCAGGATTATTTTTCAGGCATTAGAAACATACCACACTCTGTTATTTGCAAAGAGTATTTCTAATTTATACTATTCTTCATGTTGAGTGCTTGTTagatctatttctgacttactctCTAGAGTTGAGTTTACTATCAAAGTCATTATTTAACTATTCTTGTTTGATATTGCAGGAACTAGAAATACAGGCTCGTGCTCATGGTCTGCCAACCCTGGCTTCACTTGTCACAGTTGATTTAGGTGCTCACATCACCAAACCACAGACCCATCTAGAGCAGAATTCAGGAGACTATTGCCAACAATTGGTTCTGTCTCAGGGGACAAGCCCTGAACTCTGTGATCAAGCTATGGCCTTCTCCGATCCTTTGTCACACTTCACAGATTTATCATTTAGTGCAGCTTTGAAAGAGGAACAAAGATTGGATAACATGCTACTGGATGACACAGTATCTCCGTTTGGAACAGATCCTCTGCTATCTGCCATTTCTCCTGCAGTTTCTAAAGAGAGCAGTAGAAGAAGTAGCTTTAGCTCAGAAGATGGTGATgagttataaaaaaataaacaggctCAATTGATCAACTAGGAAGAAATTTTGTGCTGGTGCTATGCAATTACATTCTTGTTTCATACATTTCTCTCGCTTAATTTTTCTGAAGGGAATATATTGGTCATGAAACACTGATTGGTTAGAAACAGCAGAATTTACAGGAAGGACAAACACGGTgttgaagaattatggacagaaaaatgttgttttttttttctctttgaccaCTAAGTCCAAATCTACTTAAATATTGTTTTTCTGGAAAGAGGTACAACATGAGAAATAGCTCTCTACTGATGTTTTAAAAGTAGTCACTTAATGATATGCTACTGGAACTAACAGACTGCAAGAATAAACCTTCTGAAACAAAcgttttcttccttttgaaacATGCAAACATTTCCTTACTTACTTCCATCTCTTTCCTATTCAAGCTCTGACTACATTAGTTTTCAAGAATCAAGATCAACAATCTGGTGGTTCATTGCCTTTCTCCATTGTCTGGTGGATATGTTGTCTAAAGTTCAAGTCTTGTAGAGGAACTAAATAAAAGATAGATTATCTGCCACTTATAATTGAAGAGTAAATCTATAATAAACTCTAGAATTTCcacaataaaacacagaaaatttataaaaaccTTTGGATTCTAAAGACTCAAATTCCCTTTGTCAGTTCAATTACACAAATGCTAAAAGCTTCTTTGCATATTTATAGAGAAGACACACACAGTCCAGAAAAGGAACACATTGCATCTTTTCCTCGAGAATATTGGCTGGAATTGTATCATTTCACTTCACACAAATATACTCCCCCAAACAGGCACAAAATAGAGGAAATATATGTTCTTTATTCCCCTTCATTCTTCTGATTTTCTAATCAGCATCTGAAAttacatattaaattatttttgcttcATCAAGAAGAGATATTGGATAATCAGTCTcagcaaataaaatattgaaagtcCACCTAAAGGACAGTTTGTTAATTTGTTAAATAATACTTATCACTGTTTCAAAAACTGGATTTAAATTAATTAGTTGATACAGTTTTCCTTTGAATTTATGAAATATTGAAAATTGGATTGCCAACTGACAAAATAATTAGTAAAACAGAAAAGCTTTCTTATTACTTCAGCTCTGAGTAGAAGATATAGTGCTATTCCTAAAAATACTTAAAGTACCTTATGATCTTTGTTAGCCTTTATTAAGAACATTTATACCTATGGTGATTTactcaatttttttctcttcagcttcttcaaagCTTTGGGAATTGACTTACCAGGAATATTGCTCTGTTATTAGACCTGCGTGAACAATCATCTGATCAATGAGCATTTAAGGAGAGATATTGAAAACTGCAATAAGTTTTATGAAAATATAGAACAGAAGAGCAAGATATGGTCTTACTCCTCAGGGAGTTAACGAGACTGCGTAAGAAACCACAACAAAAGAtagaagacttttaaaattaaagtctaCATGGTGTGGTATAAACTGCAAATACTGaagttcagaaaaaataaaattgaaggttGGAGAATCCCAAAGGGTGTGGGAAGAGCAGAatttaaaacttcttttaaaaagcatacGTTTGGTGGAGGGGAGGCTATACAGGAGAATAATATCAACTAAATGATAAAATGAGAATAAGTTGGGAAAGCATCTTCATGAGACATTCATTAGAGAGATCTAGAAGACATCTGTTGGGAATCCTGAAAACTATTGACAACAACTTATGAAAGTCTCTTTGAAAACCAAGATGAAATAATGtagtagaaatatatatatatattttaaccagGAGGAATAAgtctaaaaattaaaatcctgCTGTGTATTACTATGATTGAGATGTAGTCATTCATGAATATTAACTTTGGGATAAATTTTTGAAAGGGTGCTTCAGGTTTTACTCGCATGAAAAATACGTCATCACAAAATTTGAGACTTATTGCTAATTAAAGTGGACAAATACTAAATCCTTATGGTGTATTAATTATCTCAGGTTTGGTTTATAGCATCAATTCAGAGTTTGGAGATCTGaaataattttcactttttgACATGAAAAAACTCTTAATTATAGGAATAGTCATCAAAGCCAGATAGATAAATTAATCTGAAATAGGTCatgtgaaagaaagaataagATACATTTCCTCAAGAATTTGAGAACATTatattgtttaattgctaagtcatgtccgactttttgtcacctcatggactgcagcaagccaggctcccctgtccttcactatctcccggagtttgctcaaacttatgtccattaaaTTGGTGATGTCATTATatactttattgcaaaattctacTTTATTATCTGAGTTGATAATTTAACATTGCAAATCATAGAGAAGGAATATATCTTAGAGTCAATGAAAAACATATCATTCTAGACAGAGGCTAATTTCTGTATAATTTTGTACattattctaattttttcatattctagAAAAATCACACTATTGATGTCATTAATTTGTCATCATTTTCCATTCTGCTAAAATACTACTACTCAGCCCTGAAAGCCATTTCTCATAATCTCAGCTAGTGAATGGCTTCACACAAGATGGTAGAGCCTGGATGAGAGAGATCtggtagagaaaatatttgctggaAAAGGTAATATTTGCTGCTACTTGCAGATTATAATAGCTATTAGGGGATTGTGAAATAGGTAATGGAATTTTAAAGACAGAGTAAAAGATAGTGTTTTATAACAGTCAACTGaagtagattaaaaaattaattttagttcTTACTTTTGAAGGCCTTGAGAATTTATGGAAAGTTATAGACCTTCTCCCCAGAAAAATGCAGagtttatatgctgctgctgctaagtcacttcagtcgtgtccgactctgtgcaaccccatagacggcagcccaccaggctccgccgtccctgggattctccagacaagaacactggagtgggttgccatttccttctccaatgcaggaaagtgaaacgtgaaagtgaagtcgctgggtcttgtccgactcttagcgaccccatggactgcaggctcccaGGCTCCTATATGCAGCCCTAAATTTATATGCACTAAGGGTTTTGTGGGACCTCATGTATATCTCCTTGGATCCCACATGAAAAATTCCCACATCAAAAGCAAAGTATACAGTTAATGTCATATGTAATGAGGGAAGACGGAGCCCTAGTTATCTGAATATCATTATCCAAGCTCTAGAAATGATAAAGTTGCATTGGTAAGTGAAAGTGTACCAAACACTAGCTGCTTTCACTAAAAAAGTTGTGAATTCACTTATAAAATAGACCCTTTCTAACAACCCCTGTTATATATATGGCTCTGTCATATATTTACAGATTTATGGCTCAGTTTCTCTGTGATAATTAGATGTTGCAAGTATCTGACaatgatattttaaagttatatatatgtatatatttatcaaaGTAGAGATAAGATAAATTCATGGCAAATTATTTGACTATCTAAGAATCAAGAATTATCCTTGGGAAAATCGATGCCTATAATATTTTTGCAGAAATGAGATGTACAACAGTACATGTGATTTAGGAGAAGTGAAGTTTCTCCATTGTGTGCcacctctttgcaatcccatggactgtagtctaccaggcttctccatccgtggaactttccaggcaagaattactggagtggtttgccatttccttctccagggcatcttccctacctggggattgaacccaggtctcccgcactgcaggcagaccctttaccctctgagccaccagggaagcccacatacaacAGTAAAACAGATATATtgtctaaaataattttatcacaataaacatCTGCTATCACTGGACTATTAATACACAATTTAACCAAGTCTTGTTCAtgcaaataattatataattgctatcataattaaaaaaaactttgctaaaatgaaataaaacaatttaaaaattacttttatttatttttcaaggtcCCATGCAATCTTTTTTCTCTGAAGTATTGGCTTCCTTTCCCTGGATTCACATTAAACAACCCTTCCAACTCCTAATTATCTTAAAATAACAAGGACCACTTACAAGTAGATGTagctttttgtatgttttttctttttagtgttcCTTCTTCTTGAATTTTCCCCATAACTGGAGAATATATTACAGATAATATTTCTTCAGTTTACAGATGTGAAGTCAGTGAATATGGCTCTCTACGTGTGAGTGCAAAAGTTCTAAGTAATAATTAGCCAGATGGACTGGGAACACTGGGAACAGCCTTCCTCTACTTTTTAAACTCATTCTTTGCCACTCACATcactgtaaataaaatatttagtagctctttctttaaaaaataaacacaatgagTTTTTTGATTTGGTATGCTCATTTACCTTCATGTCAAGGGAGAAGTTAGATTTCACAaggtaaaatataatttattttttcttcgtTTTGATAGATTGAGTCATATTGGAATTTTCTTATACTTCActatcatgaaaatattttttactctTATGGTATTatgaaattttgatattttataatgTCTCTAGGCTGATATTTACCTACCTTATAAGGTCTAAGATGTAGATGAAAACTGGAATTAGTTAATCATTTTGCTATGTTATCAACACTAGATCAGCCATCTGGGTCTCTTGAAAATAGAACTGAATTTTGCTACAGTATTGATTATGGTACATCCTATATCTGTTACATGGAATTACATCATTCGCCTTTCTGATGCCTTGCTTATTGACAAGTCCAAGATGTCAATTTGATTTAGTGTAAATTACATATACAGTGATTTCATTACATTTACTTAATAAATACTTAACACAAAATTTAGAGAGTTGCATATCTAATGCATCTTACAACCTTCCTGTAATCATTATTCATTGTATACatcaatattttatcatttgtatGATTTCTAATTTGTATATGAAGTATTTAAAAcctgataaaaataattttcttaaaatttctctgtgctacatttgttttctgtgagAGTCATAGACTATTTTAGTATATAAGAGATTAtcccaaaataattattttcattaaaaaacttCCCACTGGATTCAACCAATTTAATGATGAAATACTTTATCTGCTGCTTTATACATAAAAGggaactttttatctttttgttgtaaAGGGATTTGTGTAGGTATTTCTACATATTcaaatttcttttgtgttttctacTGATGAAATCTTCAGTTACATGTCTTTTTTCCCTACATTTATCTAACATGCTTCAAGAATAAAGTTAAAGACTTTTGTGTTTCCAATTCTACCTCTCCTATTCCTGCACtaccattttatttcaaaaaattctGTATTCTCAATGCTGCTTTTTccacagaaataaattttatttgtatgaCATTTAAAGCTGGTGATTATATATAacagataaaatagaaaatatgcaaaatgtgCTGAAAGAATTATATGCAACCAGTTATATTATTCTTTATTACATGAATACTGAAGTTTAAAAGCTAACTAAATTCAAGGATCTTACCTAAGAGCATTGAAGTTGCTTATGGCATAAAATGCTAAAATTAATTCAGCTATTTAATCTTAATAATAACAATGTAGTTAAAAATCTTTGACTTTAATAGGATTTTGTATAtttgaataactgaaataatattcCTATAATTTTGATCTAACATTGGTTGTATCAAGAAAAAATTGTTATTATAATAAGACTGTAGAATTTATAACTAttgctatttttcatttttaatagcaaagtaatatgtcttattttctaagaaaatatcACTCGTGTTCTCTGATAAGTACATGAATCTTTGTACACATACTGTAAAAAATGAACCAATATTatctttgcatatatatatatgtataaaatgaaaGCATAGAATTGTTAAATgctttaatatacttttttttctgactttgtaCATAAACTGCACTGGAAAATACAGAATGTAGGATAATCATCTAAAAGGATACTTGGCAGCCATGAGACCTCACAACTGGCAACTGCTTACTTGATAGTCCTTGCTGAAAACAGTAAGCCAATATTTTCTTATTAAGGAAAGTAATTGTTACATTTTTCAATATAGTTTCCTACCATCTGCTTCTCCATGCTgttatggttttgatttacagaaaatatttatcaaaatgttGCAAAATTGCTAGCAGGCATAATTGTAGCAATGAAATTACTAAGAAACTCtgcaaaattttttaatatactagATAGTCCCCAGACAATCTAGGATAAATAGAATACTGTACTTTaatatgtaaaacattttaaaactgctAATTGGTATTGACTAGACCTATCCCTTGATAATGAAATTAATAAGAATTTCAGTTAAATGTTAAGACTTCTAATATTTAATACCATGCTTATgaatttttttctacatacctgcctaaaaaataataaaacagaatggCTCTGAGTTGACTATAAAAATGCTATTCTATGTTCAAATATagattctttgatttttaaagaaatgttctatcagataaatttatttcataatgAATTATCAATGCTAAAAATACTgatcaaaaatataataatttctgtGTAGAAATTAATAACCAACCTAATGAGGTAAAGGTAATTTAGGATGATCTTTTGATACTGTATAGACTGAAAAAAGGATAACTGAATGGGTTCTATACTTGATTGtttattgtatgtatatgtacatatgcagTGTATTTGAGTATAAGTGCATCTCTGCGTATGTAGGAGTTTATAAAAAAGTTTTCTAATCTCTTGATATTAGGAATGACTCCACATATAAGAACATTTTATGTTCTTAtatgaacatttgtgtgtgtgtgtgtgctgggttgtgactgactctttgtggccctaccagactcctctgtccatggaattttccaggtaagaatactggaatgacttGTCATTACTccggactgctgctgctgctaagtcgctccagtcgtgtccgactctgtgcgaccccttagacggcagcccaccaggctcctctgtccctggattctctaggcaagaacactggagtgggttgccatttccttctccaatgcatgcatgtgtgctaagtcacttcagtcatgtccaactctgtgcaaccctatggacagcagcccccaggctcctctgtccacaggattctctaggcaagaatactggagtgggttgccatttcctacttaagggaatcttcccaatctgggattgaaccctcttctcttaagtctcctgccttggcagacgggttctttatcactagcccCGTGTTACTTTTTATTGGAGCCTACAGCTAGGCACTggctgagagagagaagagaaatagtgcaactcagttatgtctgactcttttgcaaccacatggactgcagcccaccaggctcctcggtccatggaatttttcaggcaagtattctggagtgggttgctatttgcttctccaggagatcaacctgtgtctcctgtatcccctgcattggtaggcaaattctttaccactgccccccAAATTTCTTTACTGAAagggatgcacacacacacacatacacacacacacacactccttattCAGAGTTGAGTCAAAAAGAtggaaaagatgaagaaagtTGTAAcatgttttaacatttttgttaAGTGAGATATGCAGCTGCAAATAACTTAGATATAATACAAGCATTGATTTTGTTGACCACCAAAAGGAATATTGAAACCCACCtaaaaagttattattattatcacctgCGGAGTTCTGGCTGTGGGGTGGTTAAGTGGTAAAATAGAATAAGGTTTATTGGTTAAGCATTGGATACACATCATGTTAAATATATATCGGTTTCATTAATTGGCAAGACCATTAAGACAA encodes the following:
- the TFEC gene encoding transcription factor EC yields the protein MTLDHQILNQSFKRSHPPTPSSELLVQHGHPSPESDTGLTGNPLTKLLTPGKEDDNTEWHVSGSILDVYSGEQEISPVNMGLTSASCPSSLPMKREITETDTRALAKERQKKDNHNLIERRRRYNINYRIKELGTLIPKSNDPDMRWNKGTILKASVEYIKWLQKEQQRAQELEHRQKKLEQANRRLLLRIQELEIQARAHGLPTLASLVTVDLGAHITKPQTHLEQNSGDYCQQLVLSQGTSPELCDQAMAFSDPLSHFTDLSFSAALKEEQRLDNMLLDDTVSPFGTDPLLSAISPAVSKESSRRSSFSSEDGDEL